A part of Olleya sp. Bg11-27 genomic DNA contains:
- a CDS encoding alpha/beta hydrolase, with the protein MNQQVIPVYLMPGMAANPIIFEHIKLPEEQYQIFWLEWKLPNKKETISDYAKRMCEDIKHDNPVLIGVSFGGILVQEISKIIAVKKVVIVSSVKTKHELPKRMKLLRTTKAYKILPTQLLSNIDLLAKYAFGNTITKRIELYKKYLSVSDKNYLDWAIEQVVCWDQDLPLQDIIHIHGDNDMVFPFSNLGDCISVKGGTHIMIINKFKWFNENLPKLIA; encoded by the coding sequence ATGAATCAGCAAGTAATCCCCGTTTATTTAATGCCCGGAATGGCAGCCAATCCAATAATTTTTGAACACATAAAACTACCAGAAGAGCAATATCAAATCTTTTGGTTAGAGTGGAAATTGCCAAACAAAAAGGAAACCATTTCTGACTATGCAAAACGCATGTGTGAAGATATAAAACATGATAATCCTGTTTTAATTGGGGTCTCTTTTGGAGGGATTTTGGTTCAAGAAATAAGCAAGATTATTGCGGTCAAAAAGGTTGTAATAGTATCCAGTGTAAAAACAAAACATGAGTTGCCAAAACGGATGAAGCTATTAAGAACAACTAAAGCTTATAAGATCTTGCCAACCCAATTGTTAAGTAATATCGATTTATTAGCTAAATATGCCTTTGGTAATACTATAACGAAGCGTATCGAGTTATATAAAAAATATTTATCCGTTAGTGATAAAAACTATTTAGATTGGGCGATAGAACAGGTGGTATGTTGGGATCAAGACTTACCTTTGCAAGATATAATACACATTCATGGCGATAATGATATGGTCTTTCCGTTTTCAAATTTGGGAGATTGTATTAGTGTCAAAGGCGGAACGCATATTATGATCATTAATAAGTTTAAGTGGTTTAATGAAAACCTGCCAAAACTAATTGCTTAA
- a CDS encoding N-acetyltransferase, producing the protein MIDAAELVDNDFLRQFELKIDDHFAKIEYSLQERKIFLTKLILPEELSSEEFISEFLTVVFDNIEERNLSVVPTSPEIAKFIRRNRRYKKLLPVGLRI; encoded by the coding sequence ATGATTGATGCAGCTGAGTTAGTTGACAATGATTTTTTACGTCAATTTGAACTTAAAATTGATGATCATTTTGCCAAAATCGAATACTCTTTACAAGAACGAAAGATTTTTTTAACAAAACTAATACTTCCGGAAGAACTTAGTAGTGAGGAATTTATATCAGAATTTTTAACTGTTGTTTTTGATAACATTGAAGAGCGTAACTTAAGTGTTGTGCCTACAAGTCCAGAAATAGCAAAGTTTATCAGGCGTAATAGACGCTATAAAAAACTATTACCTGTAGGTCTAAGAATCTGA
- the mtaB gene encoding tRNA (N(6)-L-threonylcarbamoyladenosine(37)-C(2))-methylthiotransferase MtaB produces MNTKKKVGFYTLGCKLNFSETSTIARSFKDEGFDRVDFNDAADIYVINTCSVTENADKRFKTVVKQAQKSNAEAFVVAVGCYAQLKPQELADVNGVDLVLGATEKFKITDYLNDLSKNDLGEIHSCEIEDADFYVGSYSIGDRTRAFLKVQDGCDYKCTYCTIPLARGISRSDELQNVLNNAKEISSKGIKEIVLTGVNIGDYGKGEFGNKKHEHTFLELVEALDKVEGIERLRISSIEPNLLKNETIDVVSKSRAFVPHFHIPLQSGSNAVLKAMRRRYMRELYVDRVIKIKEVMPHACIGVDVIVGFPGETEAQFLETYNFLNELDISYLHVFTYSERANTVAASLENVVPKNIRTKRSKMLRGLSAKKRRAFYEGQIGTNRTVLFESENKEGYIHGFTENYVKVKSPWNPELVNTLHDVALTKIDDDGLVRFDFVEAYIA; encoded by the coding sequence TTGAATACTAAAAAGAAAGTTGGCTTTTATACTTTAGGTTGTAAACTTAATTTTTCTGAAACATCTACAATTGCACGATCGTTTAAAGACGAAGGTTTTGATCGTGTGGATTTTAATGATGCAGCAGATATTTATGTTATAAACACTTGTTCTGTTACAGAAAATGCTGATAAGCGTTTTAAAACGGTAGTTAAACAAGCGCAAAAATCTAATGCGGAAGCTTTTGTTGTAGCAGTGGGTTGTTACGCGCAATTAAAACCTCAAGAATTAGCGGATGTTAATGGCGTGGATTTAGTTTTAGGTGCGACGGAAAAATTTAAGATAACAGACTACCTAAATGATTTGTCTAAAAATGATTTAGGAGAAATCCATTCTTGCGAAATTGAAGACGCCGATTTTTACGTCGGAAGTTATTCTATTGGTGATCGTACCAGAGCTTTTTTAAAAGTACAGGACGGTTGCGATTATAAATGTACCTATTGTACTATTCCTTTGGCAAGAGGGATTTCGCGAAGTGATGAGTTACAAAATGTCCTTAATAATGCTAAAGAGATTTCTTCAAAAGGGATCAAAGAGATTGTTTTAACAGGAGTAAATATCGGGGATTACGGTAAAGGTGAGTTTGGTAATAAAAAGCACGAACATACTTTTTTAGAGCTAGTTGAAGCGTTAGATAAAGTGGAAGGTATTGAACGCCTTCGTATTTCTTCTATCGAACCTAATTTGCTTAAAAATGAAACGATAGATGTGGTTAGTAAATCTAGAGCATTTGTACCTCATTTTCATATTCCATTGCAAAGTGGGAGTAACGCTGTTTTAAAAGCAATGCGTCGCCGTTATATGCGCGAGCTATATGTTGATCGTGTTATTAAAATAAAAGAGGTCATGCCTCACGCCTGTATTGGTGTCGATGTTATTGTTGGTTTTCCAGGAGAAACTGAAGCACAATTTTTAGAGACTTATAATTTTTTAAATGAATTAGATATCTCTTACTTACACGTGTTTACGTATTCTGAAAGAGCAAATACGGTCGCTGCTTCATTGGAAAATGTAGTACCAAAAAATATAAGAACAAAACGGAGTAAAATGTTACGAGGTTTAAGTGCTAAAAAACGTCGTGCTTTTTATGAAGGTCAAATAGGTACAAATAGAACAGTATTATTTGAATCCGAAAATAAAGAAGGCTACATTCATGGTTTTACAGAAAACTATGTTAAGGTTAAATCACCATGGAATCCAGAGTTGGTAAATACGTTGCATGACGTAGCACTTACCAAAATTGACGATGATGGTTTGGTTAGATTTGATTTTGTAGAAGCATATATAGCATAA
- a CDS encoding ABC transporter substrate-binding protein: MTLFNNNPLPYFTLLALSLIAVSCSNTTDTTKEHLVFRYNEHKNIGSLDPAFAKDNADIWAVNQLFNGLVQMDDSLLVQPSIAKQWTVSENALEYSFVLRDDVYFHKHNLFKKDSTRQVTAHDFEYSFNRVLNPNIASSGRWIFNKVSDFKAINDSVFKITLKQPFPAFLGLLTMKYCSVVPKEVTEHYGSDFRAHPIGTGPFKFKRWEENVKLVFRKNEQYFETNAQGEKLPYLEAVAITFLPDKQSEFMQFIQGNLDFLNSLDASYQDEILTTQGVLRDKYTATIDLIRSPYLNTEYLAFYMDSDVNEIQSAQIREAVNYGFDKQKMMTYLRNGIGIPATGGFIPKGLPGYSATIGYTYQPKKAKQLIADYKEQSGNVTPKITITTTSNYLNFCEYIQRELTKIGLTVAVDVLPASSLKEGKANGKLNVFRASWVADYPDAQNYLSLFYSDNFAPNGPNYTHFSNPKFDDWYKQAFIETDELERLKLYTKMDSLVLKNTPIVPLYYDEVIRFTQKNVVGLGSNPTNLLELKHVSKTN; encoded by the coding sequence ATGACTCTTTTTAACAACAACCCACTACCCTATTTTACCTTACTTGCTTTATCTTTAATAGCTGTTTCATGCTCTAACACAACGGATACGACTAAAGAGCATCTCGTTTTTAGATATAACGAACATAAAAATATTGGTTCTTTGGATCCCGCTTTCGCGAAAGACAATGCTGACATCTGGGCAGTAAATCAATTATTTAATGGTTTGGTACAAATGGATGACAGTTTACTAGTCCAACCAAGTATAGCAAAACAGTGGACCGTTTCCGAGAATGCTTTAGAGTATTCTTTTGTATTAAGAGACGATGTGTATTTTCATAAGCATAATTTATTTAAAAAAGACTCGACAAGACAAGTAACAGCACATGATTTTGAATATAGCTTTAATCGTGTTTTAAACCCCAATATAGCGTCCTCCGGACGTTGGATATTTAACAAAGTGTCTGATTTTAAAGCCATAAACGATTCTGTTTTTAAGATCACTTTAAAACAACCTTTCCCAGCATTTTTAGGATTATTAACCATGAAATACTGTAGTGTTGTACCCAAGGAAGTTACAGAACATTACGGTTCTGACTTTAGAGCACATCCCATCGGAACAGGCCCTTTTAAGTTTAAGAGGTGGGAGGAAAACGTCAAACTAGTCTTTAGAAAAAATGAACAGTATTTTGAAACTAACGCTCAAGGCGAAAAACTGCCGTATCTAGAAGCTGTTGCTATTACCTTTTTACCTGATAAGCAAAGTGAATTCATGCAATTTATTCAAGGTAACTTGGACTTTTTAAATAGCCTTGATGCCTCCTATCAAGATGAAATATTAACAACCCAAGGCGTATTAAGAGACAAATACACAGCAACTATTGATTTAATAAGAAGCCCGTATTTAAACACCGAATACCTAGCTTTTTATATGGATTCCGATGTAAATGAAATCCAATCTGCACAAATAAGAGAAGCTGTAAACTATGGGTTTGATAAACAAAAAATGATGACCTATCTACGAAATGGTATAGGCATACCAGCTACAGGTGGATTTATACCTAAAGGTTTGCCTGGTTATAGTGCGACAATTGGCTACACCTATCAACCTAAAAAAGCCAAACAACTAATTGCAGACTATAAAGAGCAATCAGGTAATGTGACTCCGAAAATCACAATTACAACCACAAGTAATTATCTTAATTTTTGCGAATACATCCAACGCGAATTAACCAAAATCGGCTTAACAGTTGCAGTCGATGTATTACCCGCTTCTAGTTTAAAAGAAGGAAAAGCAAATGGTAAATTAAATGTATTTAGAGCAAGTTGGGTCGCAGATTATCCAGACGCGCAAAATTATTTATCTCTTTTTTATTCCGATAACTTTGCGCCTAATGGTCCTAATTATACGCATTTTTCAAATCCTAAATTTGACGATTGGTACAAGCAAGCATTTATAGAAACAGATGAATTAGAACGGTTAAAACTATACACTAAAATGGATAGTTTGGTATTAAAAAACACACCAATAGTTCCTTTATATTATGATGAAGTCATTCGATTTACACAAAAAAATGTGGTTGGATTAGGTAGCAATCCTACAAATCTTCTAGAACTTAAACACGTGAGTAAAACAAATTAA
- a CDS encoding lysoplasmalogenase yields MPLFFKNKRYLSFFFFIVLGIDLYFKTSDNPIYFRYFSKSLIIIIVFLYFVFSNNQKQTKDKFYILGLLFFWIGDILLLLYETPILYILGMLFFSIGKLLYSKRFSHQNDFKMASLLPFFVVVFTYTIIIILYIYDNLGSFFVPSIVYLFTSMLMGLFIFLRKDAVNKSSFYLIMFAFLCSIISDTAGGLESFYNPGLPFHEIIVMLFYGLFQYFVVVGLTSEKTIAQDDLHNNLVKI; encoded by the coding sequence ATGCCTTTATTTTTTAAAAATAAACGATACCTTTCTTTCTTTTTTTTTATAGTTCTAGGAATAGATCTATATTTTAAGACTAGCGACAATCCCATTTATTTCAGATATTTTTCTAAAAGCCTAATTATTATAATAGTGTTTTTGTACTTTGTTTTTAGTAATAATCAAAAGCAAACAAAGGATAAATTTTATATTTTAGGTTTGTTATTTTTTTGGATTGGCGATATACTTTTATTGCTGTATGAAACCCCTATTTTATATATTTTGGGAATGTTATTTTTTAGTATAGGAAAGCTATTATATAGCAAGCGCTTTTCGCATCAAAATGATTTTAAAATGGCCAGCTTACTGCCTTTTTTTGTTGTTGTATTTACCTATACGATTATTATTATACTATATATTTATGATAATCTAGGAAGCTTTTTTGTTCCCTCTATTGTTTATTTATTTACTTCAATGCTAATGGGCTTGTTTATTTTTTTAAGAAAGGATGCGGTTAACAAGAGTAGTTTTTATCTGATAATGTTTGCTTTTCTGTGTAGTATTATTTCGGATACAGCGGGAGGGTTGGAGTCGTTTTATAATCCAGGACTTCCGTTTCATGAGATCATCGTCATGTTATTTTATGGCCTATTTCAGTACTTTGTGGTGGTTGGTTTAACTAGTGAGAAAACGATTGCACAAGACGATTTGCACAATAATTTAGTGAAAATTTAA
- a CDS encoding lysoplasmalogenase — translation MLVDIYTKINMPDIPYRYITKTIVLGGLLVFTRYYCYDKNKKTSNYLYYGLILFFIGDILIIDHTNTIRFVVSMILFVAGKVCYTLKFKHKEDFSIKRLMPFFIVCFLFLAIVYDFIYHNLNLYFIPVTLYFFISLIMILFAFIRKGAVNNKSYYIVFAGVGVFLFSETTMVIKTFYGDVLYQDFLIMFCYALGQYLIIIGVLFENKKLRENSVIL, via the coding sequence TTGTTAGTAGATATTTATACAAAGATAAATATGCCTGATATTCCTTATAGGTATATAACAAAGACTATAGTATTAGGAGGGCTTTTAGTTTTTACAAGGTACTATTGTTACGATAAAAATAAAAAGACTTCTAACTATTTGTATTATGGACTTATTCTGTTTTTTATTGGTGATATATTAATAATAGATCATACAAATACGATTAGGTTTGTTGTAAGTATGATTTTATTTGTAGCAGGAAAAGTCTGTTATACTTTAAAATTTAAGCATAAAGAGGATTTTAGTATCAAGCGTTTGATGCCTTTTTTTATAGTTTGTTTTTTATTTTTAGCGATTGTATATGATTTTATTTATCATAATTTAAATTTGTATTTTATACCAGTTACGCTTTATTTTTTTATTTCATTGATAATGATTCTTTTTGCTTTTATAAGAAAAGGAGCGGTCAATAATAAAAGCTATTATATTGTTTTCGCAGGTGTTGGTGTGTTTCTTTTTTCTGAGACAACTATGGTTATCAAAACGTTTTATGGTGATGTTTTGTACCAAGATTTTTTAATAATGTTTTGTTACGCTTTAGGACAGTATTTAATTATAATTGGGGTGTTATTTGAAAATAAGAAGCTTAGAGAAAATAGTGTTATCTTGTAG